The following proteins are encoded in a genomic region of Bufo bufo chromosome 11, aBufBuf1.1, whole genome shotgun sequence:
- the MTMR11 gene encoding myotubularin-related protein 11: MLPRPKNTFTLKQDPRETMVRSSKSPKINPRSAGLKCLPGEQVLEQSLRVRRRLHFKDDHHDVFGTLYCTSHRIAFRPDCFNSPQDSSEEVIFDSDNDIALPCADRILAVANQSKVKVVTPSLSLKFVPEELLIYCRGFRLMHFHFSDNGLKTEAFSMTNTMVKNQQVISSVVQQEAMLRSLDKRESTTPMDYPTRMFESAEDWQNEIERLGATAWRVTPLNERCDTCTSLSKYFVVPCKLLDNDLKKTFAHFQQRRVPRWTWHHPEGSDLLRSAGLQNNTDPDKEDVRSIRSLLFGNHSQCVIIDTSEDLPSVADIQVSFLKLRALCCSDTSTPVPNEKWLSNLEGTRWLDHVRSCLKKASDVSILLSERNRSIVLQEPEDRDVNCLLTSLVQVLSDPYSRTLPGFQSLIQKEWVSAGHPFMQRINHFRQSDKEESPVFLLFLDCVWQCLQQFPTAFQFTESYLLALHDSTYNLFCSTFTHNCHWDRIRGSQRHSFSQTYTPVNGWRYIVREKVLLNGDYKPVEEMKSAPPTVWEWSLFYRHSRRQQFLNPMYHVREQAVLNGNGVNHNTDKLNVSDTCNMYLLSKGVLVLQSPFFPRKSVTVSKRGARRSQSVDSLLEEEKQFRSNISLEQSSMDLLLPLCVGPWVRLWKRCYLGCATEVKGNNQRPPVTSLAEELKFLEDKLRNLQDQRHHGSVLPDVKGGSSSYR, translated from the exons GTCAGAAGCTCAAAGTCTCCCAAGATAAACCCCCGCAGCGCTGGGCTGAAGTGCCTGCCAG GCGAACAAGTTCTTGAACAATCCTTGAGGGTCAGGAGACGCTTACATTTTAAAGACGACCACCATGATGTTTTTGGAACCCTGTATTGCACCAGCCACCGCATCGCCTTCAGGCCGGATTGTTTCAACAGCCCTCAG GATTCCTCCGAGGAGGTGATATTTGACAGTGACAATGACATCGCCCTACCCTGCGCTGACAGGATTTTGGCAG TGGCCAATCAGAGTAAAGTGAAGGTTGTCACCCCCTCGCTGAGCCTGAAGTTTGTCCCGGAGGAATTGCTGATCTACTGTAGAGGGTTCCGGCTGATGCACTTCCATTTCAGTGACAATGGCTTGAAGACAGAAGCCTTCAGT ATGACAAATACAATGGTGAAGAACCAGCAGGTTATCAGCTCAGTGGTGCAGCAGGAGGCCATGCTAAGAAGTCTAG ATAAGCGGGAGAGTACGACACCGATGGACTATCCTACACGTATGTTCGAGTCAGCTGAGGATtggcagaatgaaattgaaagacTGGGGGCTACTGCCTGGAGAGTAACGCCCCTCAATGAACGCTGTGACACCTGCACCAG CCTCTCCAAGTATTTTGTGGTTCCCTGTAAGCTGCTCGACAATGACTTGAAAAAGACATTTGCGCACTTCCAGCAGAGACGCGTTCCT AGGTGGACGTGGCATCACCCCGAAGGAAGTGACCTACTGAGATCGGCTGGACTTCAGAACAACACGGACCCTGATAAAGAGGACGTGAG GTCGATAAGGTCCTTGTTATTCGGCAACCATTCTCAGTGTGTGATCATTGACACGAGCGAGGACCTGCCTTCTGTAGCCGACATCCAGGTCTCCTTCCTCAAGCTGCGTGCCTTGTGTTGTAGTG ATACCTCTACACCAGTGCCTAATGAGAAATGGCTGTCAAATCTAGAAGGCACCCGCTGGCTGGACCATGTAAG GTCGTGTCTGAAGAAAGCCAGTGACGTTTCCATATTGTTAAGCGAGAGGAACAGATCTATTGTTCTACAAG AGCCCGAGGACAGGGACGTGAACTGCCTCCTGACATCGCTGGTGCAGGTGTTATCGGACCCTTACTCCAGGACGTTGCCCGGCTTCCAGAGCTTGATCCAGAAGGAATGGGTATCGGCTGGACATCCCTTCATGCAAAGGATCAATCACTTCAGACAGTCAGACAAGGAAGAA TCCCCGGTGTTTCTGCTCTTCCTGGACTGTGTCTGGCAGTGTCTGCAGCAGTTCCCCACCGCCTTCCAGTTCACCGAGTCTTACCTCCTGGCATTACATGACAGCACCTACAACCTGTTCTGCAGCACCTTCACCCACAACTGCCACTGGGACCGCATCAGGGGGAGCCAG CGGCACTCATTTAGTCAGACTTACACCCCGGTAAATGGTTGGAGGTACATTGTGCGTGAGAAGGTATTACTAAACGGAGACTATAAGCCGGTGGAAGAGATGAAGTCAGCTCCACCGACAGTTTGGGAATGGAGTCTGTTCTACCGTCACTCCCGTAGGCAGCAGTTTCTCAATCCCATGTACCACGTCAGGGAACAGGCGGTATTAAATGGCAATGGAGTCAACCATAACACGGACAAG CTGAATGTCTCCGACACCTGCAATATGTATCTACTTTCCAAAGGCGTGCTGGTATTACAGTCTCCATTCTTCCCAAGAAAAAGTGTCACAGTGTCAAAGAGAGGAGCGCGACGTTCCCAGTCTGTGGACAGCTTgctggaagaagagaagcaatTTAGGAGCAACATCTCCTTGGAGCAGTCCAGTATGGACCTTCTACTTCCCCTGTGCGTGGGGCCCTGGGTCAGGCTGTGGAAACGCTGTTACTTGGGTTGCGCCACAGAAGTTAag